DNA from Ignavibacteria bacterium:
CCATAAACGTTCCGCGAAGAAACCCGCGTGGATTCGAACTTGCAGAGTTATAATACGAAATTCTGGCATCGTTTTGGGAAACATTATATAGATAAAACGGGTCATTAGGATAAAGAGCGGTATGGTATCTGATTATTATCACATTAGTATCATTAATGGTTACCCCCTGAAGATTATAAATATTATCAAGAAACTGATTTGCAGGGACGCATGGAATGCAGCTTGTGTTTGTAAATATTTCAACTAAAACTTTATTTGTTGCTGTTAGATTTGACGGACTCACAACAAGCGGACTGTCATTGCTTTCACACGAAGTAAGTGAGAGAGCAAGAATTGATATTAACAAGAAACTGATTAATTTATTCATTTTGAAACTCCTTAAGATATAAAAATAAAATTAAGTATTGGTTAAGTTTTAAGAGAGGCATCCTCCCCTGACCCCCTCCAAAGGGGGAAATAGTGTTAAAACTGACTTTGAATAGTCAGGCGGAATCCTTCAAAAGGATTGACAAAACGACAGATACCGTTAGTACATTTCAATCCGCCGCGCTCACTACCATAAGAAACAATCACAGTGTTTGATTGGTTCAGGCGGTAAAGAGCTTCACCCTGCGCCCAGAATTTTTTACCCGTCGGTTCTTCATCGTCATTTGTGAATTCAGCATTTACTGATAAGCTGAGCTCAGGTGACTTGGTTAAATTTAATGAAATATATTGATTCATAAAACTCTTTTGATTGATTCTTATAGAGCTGTATGCCCATTGCTGTTCCATGTTCAGCTTCAATGCATAGGTTTTATTAATAATATATTTCACTTCAAGAGGAACGGTTGTAAAATGGTCAATTTTGGAATTTGCAGGAAATTCATAATTATAGAGTGTTGAATACTGTCTGCAATATGCGCCTTTGAAAGTCCATTTTGGATCTGCAAGATACTCAGCTTCAACAAAAGCTTCCCAATAGGGAGAGAAAGCCTTATTAAAATTCGGGATAAAGTTGTCGCTTCTATCAACGCGAGCGAAAACCAGTCTGCTTGTTGAATCGCTGTCTATATATTCGTAATGCTCGGATGCAACAGCCGCGTTTAAGTTAAGAGTGAGTTTATCATTCACAACATATAAAACATCAAGCTGTCCACCGACTTCATCGTTAAAGTTGACGACGTGAGGGTTACGTGAAATCAAAGTATATGTATGTTCTTTAACTGCTGTCGGAGGATTCTGAAACGGCAGCATCTTTGTAGGTCTGTCAGGACTTCTGTTGTCCGGGTTTGTTAAATCGAATCTATAATTTTTATATTCAAGAGTCATTCCGACGCTTCCTTTTGTATATGAAACGGAAGAATACAACCCGTCGCCATCAGCAGAAATCGCCTGTGGATATAAAGTGTTTGGGCTTGTGTTTATGTGCTTGCGCGCATAACCGGTATAGAACTCGAAGTCAGGCAGATTAACAGTCATGTTCACTTCAGGCAGGTATGCTTTGATATTTGTAGTTACATCGGCGTTTGGAATGTCGCCGAGAGAATATATATAACTTCCACCAAACTTCACCTGTTTGATAGGAGAAAAATCGAAGTTAACATTTCTGATTTTATATTTTTCAACTCTTGAAAGAACGAGAAAGTCACGATATTCCAAATCACCGCCAATTATCTGCGTTCTGAAGTCAAGAGGATTTTGTTTATTATCGCTGAATTTATTTTTATAAGTTAACCTAATTCCATCAATACCTGTGTCATAAGCAAGGGCGCGCTCTTCAAAAACATTGAGAGTAAGTCCCCGTGAATAAATATCATAAAAATCTCCTGCGCGAAGAGATACTCCAATTTTATGGTTATACTCAATGAATCTTTTTTTTATGCCCTTGAAATCAACACCATATTCAATGGGGTCGCTTATTTCATAACGCAGTCCCAATATGACGTCATTTATTGATAACCTTGCATCGGTAAGATTCTCAAAATATTCTTTCGGTGCCTTTGTAGTATTAAAATATTCATAACCGTTGCCGTAACGAAGAAGGTTGCTTACGGAAGCATCGACTTTCAAGTCACCTATATTAAGTGGGGGAATGGTTGTCTGAGAAAAAACATCTGAGTAAAAAATGAAAACAAACAAAAAAACCGGTAGGAATTTTTTCATTAAGGATGATTTAATTTATGTATCCGGAAATTATCCGGACTGAACGATTAAATATACTTTATAAAACCTGAATTAAGTTTATTAATTCAGATTAGCTTTTATTTCTTCTTCAAATTTTACTTCATCACCCGGAACGTAGCCGAGATGGCGCGCTTTTATCGAACCATCCATACCAATGATTACGGAAAACGGATGACCGCTTCCCTGGTAAGCTTCAAAGATTTTTTCATCGGTATCG
Protein-coding regions in this window:
- a CDS encoding DUF6029 family protein, with product MKKFLPVFLFVFIFYSDVFSQTTIPPLNIGDLKVDASVSNLLRYGNGYEYFNTTKAPKEYFENLTDARLSINDVILGLRYEISDPIEYGVDFKGIKKRFIEYNHKIGVSLRAGDFYDIYSRGLTLNVFEERALAYDTGIDGIRLTYKNKFSDNKQNPLDFRTQIIGGDLEYRDFLVLSRVEKYKIRNVNFDFSPIKQVKFGGSYIYSLGDIPNADVTTNIKAYLPEVNMTVNLPDFEFYTGYARKHINTSPNTLYPQAISADGDGLYSSVSYTKGSVGMTLEYKNYRFDLTNPDNRSPDRPTKMLPFQNPPTAVKEHTYTLISRNPHVVNFNDEVGGQLDVLYVVNDKLTLNLNAAVASEHYEYIDSDSTSRLVFARVDRSDNFIPNFNKAFSPYWEAFVEAEYLADPKWTFKGAYCRQYSTLYNYEFPANSKIDHFTTVPLEVKYIINKTYALKLNMEQQWAYSSIRINQKSFMNQYISLNLTKSPELSLSVNAEFTNDDEEPTGKKFWAQGEALYRLNQSNTVIVSYGSERGGLKCTNGICRFVNPFEGFRLTIQSQF